One segment of Manduca sexta isolate Smith_Timp_Sample1 chromosome 27, JHU_Msex_v1.0, whole genome shotgun sequence DNA contains the following:
- the LOC115450845 gene encoding major facilitator superfamily domain-containing protein 6, protein MNMEVNYKLLPIKGHFFFFNAGTAPLVPYLSTLARQLGFSSGTVGLIYTVLPIFGLIAKPLFGIVADRFKQQKLILILAQIVTIVSFFSIYFLPQNLQEISVELDCNGVTVLKSCYQHANSIDTCRVNSLGDMKEHASCRMNCDMSSPKMWQTVCEHWHIPEYCYSTTDRIQYLTHVTHVSLEADKCAYIKADNVTLDGYDYKPQCRIGGEYVDINEPCTLNCTNPRLYDAIGDYKPNMTCLNRNLNYRLCTNNTDELKELASAQQDSECRVSCELDKKSPWRLMEICEGWHADAANTCYPRTNEGESFPSNLSFVSIIDLSTTISEHECVYIQLKNIEMPDGSIHHPYCESKAQHEVQAKLFYTSCSVNCNNTMVNEMFQAAMDSKTENESQFSQLFWLFFLLMIISWVGQAIIVTFADAICFNLLGVEVSLYGKQRLWGSVGWGIFSLLTGILIDVMSDGAYKNYFIAFIFMLIFLSCDVLVSCFLNVKSTKVSMNILADVGTLVSSLPTFVFMLWTISVGLCTGLQWQFLFWLLEDVSASNCTGSEYIKTLQGLVSAIQTFFGEIPFLFVSGYILKKIGHTHMMNIVLFTFGVRFLLYSCLTNPWWVLPIEMLQGVTFGMFYPTMTSYASIVSPPGTETTVQGVVGAVFEGVGTSLGSLIGGRLYQAYGGWITFRAFGFGALICCAMHILAGYVFKVKLDQDGVSEGYTSVIRYEQPNDMVYMLEDMGDSRS, encoded by the exons gCACGGCACCTCTGGTCCCATACTTGTCTACACTCGCTAGGCAGTTGGGATTCTCTTCGGGAACTGTCGGCTTAATTTACACGGTGTTGCCGATTTTTGGACTAATTGCGAAACCTTTGTTCGGCATTGTGGCGGACAG GTTCAAACAGCAAAAATTGATTCTGATACTCGCACAAATTGTGACTATAGTTAGTTTCTTCTCGATATATTTCCTGCCGCAAAATCTGCAGGAAATATCCGTCGAACTAGACTGCAACGGTGTTACTGTACTAAAAAGTTGCTACCAACACGCTAACAGTATTGACACGTGCAGAGTTAACTCGCTGGGGGACATGAAGGAGCATGCTTCTTGCAGG ATGAATTGCGATATGTCGTCGCCTAAGATGTGGCAGACCGTTTGCGAACATTGGCATATTCCTGAATATTGTTATTCCACTACCGACAGAATTCAATATCTGACACACGTTACTCATGTCTCACTGGAAGCGGACAAATGCGCGTACATCAAAGCAGACAATGTCACACTGGACG GGTACGACTACAAGCCGCAATGCCGCATTGGCGGTGAATATGTGGATATCAATGAACCGTGCACGCTGAACTGTACCAACCCGAGGCTTTACGACGCCATTGGGGACTACAAACCGAACATGACTTGCCTCAACAGAAATCTTAATTACCGTCTTTGCACAAATAATACGGATGAGTTGAAGGAACTGGCAAGTGCACAGCAAGACAGCGAGTGTCGG GTATCGTGCGAACTAGACAAGAAGTCGCCGTGGCGTCTGATGGAGATATGTGAAGGCTGGCATGCAGATGCGGCCAACACTTGCTATCCGAGGACCAATGAGGGCGAGTCTTTCCCAAGCAACTTATCCTTCGTTAGCATCATCGATCTGTCCACGACCATCTCTGAGCACGAGTGTGTTTATATACAACTTAAGAATATAGAAATGCCTGACG gttccATCCACCATCCTTACTGCGAATCGAAAGCACAGCATGAAGTCCAAGCAAAATTGTTCTATACTTCGTGTTCTGTCAACTGTAATAATACAATG GTTAACGAGATGTTCCAAGCGGCGATGGACAGCAAAACCGAAAACGAGTCACAATTCTCACAGCTTTTCTGGTTATTTTTCCTGTTGATGATCATAAGCTGGGTCGGTCAAGCAATTATAGTCACATTTGCTGATGCTATATGCTTCAATTTGCTTG GTGTGGAGGTGTCACTATACGGTAAACAAAGACTGTGGGGTTCTGTGGGTTGGGGTATATTCTCTTTGCTGACTGGCATACTTATTGACGTGATGAGCGACGGAGCATACAAAAACTACTTTATTGCCTTCATATTTATGCTCATTTTCCTTTCCTGTGATGTACTGGTATCCTGCTTTTTGAAT GTGAAATCAACAAAAGTGTCCATGAACATCTTAGCAGATGTTGGTACGCTGGTGTCGTCTTTACCAACATTTGTGTTCATGCTGTGGACAATATCTGTAGGCTTGTGCACCGGCCTGCAGTGGCAATTCCTGTTCTGGCTCTTGGAGGATGTATCGGCTTCAAACTGCACCGGCTCTGAATACATCAAAACATTGCAGGGTCTTGTTAGTGCTATCCAGACTTTCTTTGGCGAAATACCTTTTCTCTTTGTCTCAG GATACATACTAAAGAAAATCGGGCACACTCACATGATGAATATAGTTTTGTTCACGTTCGGCGTACGATTCTTGCTGTACTCTTGCCTGACAAACCCCTGGTGGGTGCTGCCTATTGAGATGTTACAAGGAGTCACGTTTGGCATGTTCTACCCGACGATGACGTCATACGCAAGTATCGTGTCGCCACCCGGAACTGAAACGACGGTACAG GGTGTTGTCGGTGCTGTGTTCGAAGGCGTGGGCACTTCGCTTGGCAGTCTGATCGGTGGCAGACTGTACCAGGCGTACGGCGGATGGATAACGTTCCGCGCATTCGGCTTCGGCGCCCTGATCTGCTGCGCCATGCATATCCTCGCCGGATACGTGTTTAAAGTGAAACTCGACCAAGATGGCGTATCAGAAG GGTATACATCAGTCATCAGATATGAACAACCGAACGATATGGTGTATATGTTAGAAGATATGGGCGACAGCAGGTCGTGA